TGTGTCCCACTTAAGATAGATCATGAAAACATTATACACTTGTGTTAAAGAGAACAAGAATGATTTGGTAAATTAATTACACTCTGTTGAAAATATTCCGTAGTCGAACAAACGCTTAACATATCCATAATTTACTGTAATTCCAGTGTATATAACTGAAGCCTTTATTAATAGTTTTTGTATTAATATTTCATAAATTACTCGAATATCAGCATTGCCATCGTTAGAACACAGTTTCAAATCCTAACATGCTGTATTATTGCTGCAGAAACACCACCCTGTCCCCGTACATTAGGTTTTCTGTTGACAACAACCACGCCATCCTTGCGATCTATTTATACGCCTTCGCGGTGATGTAATGGTTTCACGCCTACGGCCTGCAGTGTGTACATCCGGGTCTCGGAGCCACTGTTACGCTCCTTACGCACCTTACGCACTTTGCGGAGGTTACGGTTGCGGGCTTTCTCACAGGGACGCTGGGGTAGAGCTCCGAGCTTAgggctttttttcccccacctgAGCACACGCCGGCCTAAAACCTAACCAGGGCACCAGCTAATGACCTTTCAAAGCGTTTTCTTGTCGCCTTAGAGGTCGAAGTGATGCGAGTGAGGCTCACCCATAGCGGAGAGCCGGTCTCTTTTTCTATTTAAATGCGCTGACGGCGGTTTCTGTCCGTCTCTCTTTCTCGGCGTTTCTCTCCGCCGTCGCTATACCACAGCCGCTTTACTTATCCAGCCCGCCGCCTTTGTGtgcttcttttttcttttttcccctcttttttAACGCATAAATTCGTTTGAGATTCGGGTAAGTCAGCAGTACCGCGGCTAGCTGGCTAACGCGGGGCCGCAGTGGGAAGGGAGCGCGAATGAGCAGGCCGCGGGGAAGGAGCCGAGTGACAGGCGGCGCTGAGGCCTGAGGGACCGCGGCTCGGGGCCTGCCGCCGCGGGGccgtgtgtgtaggtgtgtgagAGGGAGAAACAGGGAGGGCGAGGAGAGGGACGCACACCGGGCTTAACTAGAGCAGTAATCCAAGCCCGATACCAGTTCTTACTGCACAGCAGTGCGTGAATATGCGTACGCGGAGCGGCGCTGAATTAGCCGGCTAAGCTAGCCTGCTGAGTAACCACGTTCACTCTCTCAGTCAAGATAGACGTTAGCCTTTACCTTGTCATCTCTATTAATAACTGTGTGATTAACGTGATTATCCCCTAATTACGAAAATCAATCGTTTGCTTAATATTAGGTGCTTGTTGGTCAGTATATCTGTCGCATATTGTCTAATGTTTAATAGTGTCCAAACTTTACGGCTGCCATTTGGTTGTTTTTGTCACCAGCAAATAGGTAGTATCCGGACAGAAGTGAAGGATGTACTTTCTTGGCTATCAGCAATTTGCCGAATATTATCTTTAACTGATAAATGCTCACTGTTGTAACGCATCTGCATTTGTTTGGCATATTAACCGCGGGCCTCCCACCCCCTGATAGCCCCGCATGACAGCTGTCATCGCCACAACCTTTCGCTGTCATTCTCATCTTTAATTTGACCTTATTTCAATTTTGGTAAGGGAGCCAGCCTGAGAATGCTTTTCAATGTTTCTTCCCTCCCAGTAGCACCTTTTCcccatatttaaaatatgtaatcACGTTGTAGATTGTGGGGTGACTTTGGTAGCATTTCATGCTTGCGGTTTTCTTGTACCTGGCAAATGTATTTTACTTTTCAGTAGTAATAAAGGGGTGCTGTCTTTTAAAGGTGGTAAGTTTGTGTGAATTCTTTTCTGAGGTGTTCAATCCCTTTGTTATGAgcagaaatatgttttttttatggtCAAGTGCTTAAGAGTATGTTCTTGTACTGTAAGTGAAATGGTAAGTCTTGATACTTGGCTAAAAGTTGTCTGCTTGTTCATTCTTGCTTTGTTGACTAGAAGGAGGTGACAATGGGGGCATTCCTGGACAAGCCAAAGATGGAGAAGCACAACGCTCACGGAGAAGGCAACAGCCTCCGCTATGGTCTGAGCAGCATGCAGGGCTGGCGGGTGGAGATGGAGGACGCCCACACGGCCGTCATCGGGCTGCCCAACGGCCTGGACCCCTGGTCCTTCTTCGCTGTGTACGATGGGCACGCCGGCTCGCAGGTAGCTCGTTACTGCTGTGAGCACCTGCTGGAGCACATCACCAGCAACCCAGACTTCCGCGGCGGTGAGCGGGAGCCATCGGTGGAGAGTGTCAAGAGCGGCATCCGCACCGGCTTCCTGCAGATCGACGAGCACATGCGCGCCATCTCAGAGAAGAAGCACGGCGCCGACCGTAGCGGCTCCACAGCCGTAGGTGTGCTGGTCTCGCCGCGGCATACCTACTTCATCAACTGTGGCGATTCGCGGGGCTTGCTGAGCCGCGCCGGCCGCGTCCACTTCTTCACGCAGGACCATAAGCCCAGCAACCCGCTGGAGAAGGAGCGCATACAGAACGCCGGCGGCTCAGTCATGATCCAACGTGTCAACGGCTCCCTCGCTGTGTCACGGGCCCTTGGAGATTTTGACTACAAGTGCGTTCACGGCAAGGGCCCCACGGAGCAGCTGGTGTCACCAGAGCCAGAAGTTTATGAGATCGAAAGATCGGAGGCCGCTGACGAGTTCATCGTGCTGGCATGCGACGGCATCTGGGATGTCATGGCCAACGAGGAACTGTGCGACTTTGTCAGGTCGAGGCTGGAGGTGACGGAGGACCTAGAGAGAGTGTGCAATGAGATAGTGGACACCTGTCTGTACAAGGTAAACAGCCTCAGATATCCTATTCAGTAAAAGCTTCTGATTTTCTGGGTAATAGTCAAACATACAGCAAATCTCAGAAAATAAGATTTCCTACAGCAAACCCAGCCTGTGGCTGCACATGGTTTGTCTTATTtgtaaaattttttttaaatcgttcCTGCAGTAACAGGAGCAGTTTAATAAAGGGAATTCACTTATAGTTTTGCTCTTCATGTTACAAACAAAGAAGGGACTTACTTGTGGCCTGCAAAATAAGACCCCAGTAAAAAAGGAGAAATCAGTATCTCCCTTGCCACAGTGTGTGGATCTGGGTAATTAGTCAGACTCGGTACTCTACCCTCAGGCCGTTTCAGCAGAACGCATACATGTTTAATGGTGCCATTTTGCTAAAATCTGATGGTCACTGTTGGAGCAGAGAAGGGCCTGACTGAGCTGGTTCTGCCCTCTTGCCACAGGGGAGCCGGGACAACATGAGTGTGGTACTGATCTGCTTTCCTGGTGCACCCAAGATCTCTCCAGAAGCCGTGAGGAAAGAGGCAGAACTGGATAAGTACCTGGAAAGCAAAGTGGAAGGTAAAGCCCCTAAAGGTCTTGTGAATGCCCCATGTCACATAGTATCTAGTCTGCGTGACCCCATATACTTGTGTAATATCCACAAAATGCTGGCCTCTGAAGCTTTAAGATTATGTGCAATGCAGGCTCATGCCCATTAAccctagggcaggggtctccaactccagtcctggagagatactatccagtaggttttctgtcccacatggcttctgatgagccacacctgttcctggtatcttcagaagccaggtaggatagaaaacctactggacggtagctctccaggtccggagttggagacccctgccctagggGGTATCAGCACAAGATGAAGGTTCAGCACAAACCTCATTTTTGGGTTCATGGTTCCATGTAATTTCAGTAGACCTGGCacaacagaatttttttttctcccaattTATTATTGAAGCTACAAACACAATTATAAGTAGCTGTAAACCAAAGAGCTCGTCTGTCAATGTGTCTGAATGAGAACCTCAGAGATGCTTCTTTGCAGACtattaaaataaagaattaaattggaaaaattcaaataattaaattaaattccaTCGAAATACCATCATCTCTGCTACTGCGTTCAATCGTATTTCTGCAGCTGTAAACATCCTTGTAGCCATAATTTTTTTACCCCCTGTGTAtttcctgcccccttaaatgcCATGTGGGGGACTTGCTCCAGCCATACACACACTTGAATGATGTCGTCTCAAATGAGTTAGCATGCTGGATCTGTTTCCGGCAGCATGTTAAGAGAGCCAGTCTTGGTCTTATGAACTACTCTCTCCACTGCTAGTGTAGTTCACTGGGAAGCTGAAATGTTCCCGAACTACCAATCATGACTGACTATAACCAGCACTAGCCATGACCAGCTCAAAGCCCCTAATAGCATAATGTTTTCTGTGTTGAATATCTGCTTGTGAATTTAGCTTCTGCCCATGGCAagaaatgtatttgtttgtttaatcaTCTTCCAAACTGTAAATGATGTAACCATGCGGCGAGTAACCAGCCTAACATTTTTAAGGGCCCATTAGGTTGATCAGTGTAGAGCAGTTCAAGCTGCATTGCTGTGTGGGTAGCAGGGGGGTAGCTGTCGTATTGAGATGTTCTCATGTTGAGAGGACTTATTTTACGATTATACAGCTGAACTATGTTAATTCCTGTAGACATCTGTATGGGTTGTTTCTGTATTAGAGGAGAAAACAGTTGTCATCTACGATAAGTGTATGTTACGAAATGTCTCATTTCCTGTAGTCAAAGGCTTCACTTTAAAGGTCATCACCTTTTGTTTGTTCCTTTTCGGTTAGAAATTAAGCAAATAGAAAATGTTATTCAAAAAAAACCACACGTTACAGAATAATACAATGCGTCATTCATCTGAAGTGCAGCGATATCCCAAACAGTCAAGCGAGAGGGTTTCTGCAACTTGTGAAGTTCCTTGCATTGTACTGTTAGTTTTTTGGAGAGTCATCAAAGTTGCTGTAACTCCAAAACATGCCTTTTACCcacttttattttgtaatttgtgaATTTTTATGCTTTGGTAGTTCGCTTATGTTTTTTCTGGTTCTCAACGTGGCCATTTATGGGCTTCACAAGACGTAAAAAATACCCCGATCTGAAGGTTTCAATGCATGTTTAATTCATCTTATTCACAATTAAGCCATCAGCTTCCCAGATCTTGCATGTGATGCAGTTCGTTTCCCTCCTCAAGATGGGAACCTTTACTGGTTACATATTCACCATGACTAACATCCATGTTCTCTTCTGTGAGAAACTGCAGGTATTGTGACAACTAAATGCACGACTTGATGTTTAATTTGACTTCAGGGATTTCCTTGGTTTGTGGGATGCGCAGACTCTGTTTACATGGCCGTCCTGCAATGGAGCACCATCCCTGCTCACAGCCTGGTGGTTTTATTCGGGTTTACATTCATTATCTGTGGCTGCAGTAAAGTCGCATTAAACCACACGCCAATGAAGCCTTTCGGTTGTTgagaaagtctttgtgctaaaaCCGCTGCTGGTACATTAAGTCTTGAGTCTTCTGTGTATGTCCACAGGAGTGTAAAGTCCAGCTGCATGTCTCTATCTGTGCTCCTCCACCCCGGAATGTGTGCTAACCTCTTACACCCTTCTTGGTTTATTGGCTTTAATCCAAATAGACTTCAGTTGTTTTCT
This window of the Paramormyrops kingsleyae isolate MSU_618 chromosome 19, PKINGS_0.4, whole genome shotgun sequence genome carries:
- the LOC111844442 gene encoding protein phosphatase 1A isoform X1 — translated: MLAVFLYLANVFYFSVVIKGCCLLKVKEVTMGAFLDKPKMEKHNAHGEGNSLRYGLSSMQGWRVEMEDAHTAVIGLPNGLDPWSFFAVYDGHAGSQVARYCCEHLLEHITSNPDFRGGEREPSVESVKSGIRTGFLQIDEHMRAISEKKHGADRSGSTAVGVLVSPRHTYFINCGDSRGLLSRAGRVHFFTQDHKPSNPLEKERIQNAGGSVMIQRVNGSLAVSRALGDFDYKCVHGKGPTEQLVSPEPEVYEIERSEAADEFIVLACDGIWDVMANEELCDFVRSRLEVTEDLERVCNEIVDTCLYKGSRDNMSVVLICFPGAPKISPEAVRKEAELDKYLESKVEEIIKKQGEEDVPDLVHVMRTLATESIPNLPPGGELASKRSVVEAVYNRLNPCRSEDTDSASAADMW
- the LOC111844442 gene encoding protein phosphatase 1A isoform X2, which produces MLAVFLYLANVFYFSVVIKGCCLLKVEVTMGAFLDKPKMEKHNAHGEGNSLRYGLSSMQGWRVEMEDAHTAVIGLPNGLDPWSFFAVYDGHAGSQVARYCCEHLLEHITSNPDFRGGEREPSVESVKSGIRTGFLQIDEHMRAISEKKHGADRSGSTAVGVLVSPRHTYFINCGDSRGLLSRAGRVHFFTQDHKPSNPLEKERIQNAGGSVMIQRVNGSLAVSRALGDFDYKCVHGKGPTEQLVSPEPEVYEIERSEAADEFIVLACDGIWDVMANEELCDFVRSRLEVTEDLERVCNEIVDTCLYKGSRDNMSVVLICFPGAPKISPEAVRKEAELDKYLESKVEEIIKKQGEEDVPDLVHVMRTLATESIPNLPPGGELASKRSVVEAVYNRLNPCRSEDTDSASAADMW
- the LOC111844442 gene encoding protein phosphatase 1A isoform X3 encodes the protein MGAFLDKPKMEKHNAHGEGNSLRYGLSSMQGWRVEMEDAHTAVIGLPNGLDPWSFFAVYDGHAGSQVARYCCEHLLEHITSNPDFRGGEREPSVESVKSGIRTGFLQIDEHMRAISEKKHGADRSGSTAVGVLVSPRHTYFINCGDSRGLLSRAGRVHFFTQDHKPSNPLEKERIQNAGGSVMIQRVNGSLAVSRALGDFDYKCVHGKGPTEQLVSPEPEVYEIERSEAADEFIVLACDGIWDVMANEELCDFVRSRLEVTEDLERVCNEIVDTCLYKGSRDNMSVVLICFPGAPKISPEAVRKEAELDKYLESKVEEIIKKQGEEDVPDLVHVMRTLATESIPNLPPGGELASKRSVVEAVYNRLNPCRSEDTDSASAADMW